From a region of the Synechococcus sp. RS9916 genome:
- a CDS encoding MFS transporter has product MRGHLDWHQQQRNLFLFASGLSTAGSFAGLTAKGWILMSGTQNAMLLALHFAALSLPTLLVSGPAGVRTDRIGCERVLVQAQWALLGAGLLGALAIPLLSGQAQVVMLLSSTLLTGIAGAYELTARNKYCALLVDSPQQLAPYLTSFSVVFNVGKLVGPPIGGWLVALTGPAMALGLDALSYLLPIASVIWLLKPNRSLEQRSDNAESTTLKAAWNECGPVLRHVLQFTALICVVGFFHPGLAPLIAADTLGPDPRDLGLFTSVLAAGSITGGIVLQRNSHRFSHRPARTLGCFALITAVAQLGMSRGGSMAVVLGMAFLIGAGTAGLLSSANLVTQVGSPQVIRGRMAGLSQIAFLGGGGLSGLLAALLATNLGLNQTFAITGGVGLALASWEIWKRGGSTLEEQC; this is encoded by the coding sequence GTGAGGGGCCACCTCGACTGGCATCAACAGCAACGCAACCTCTTCCTTTTTGCTTCCGGCCTGAGCACAGCAGGGTCGTTCGCCGGCCTCACCGCCAAGGGCTGGATTCTGATGAGCGGAACGCAGAACGCCATGCTCCTGGCACTGCACTTTGCTGCCCTGTCCCTGCCCACCCTGCTGGTGAGCGGACCCGCAGGGGTCAGGACCGATCGCATCGGGTGTGAACGAGTGCTGGTGCAGGCGCAATGGGCCCTGCTGGGGGCAGGCCTGCTCGGTGCCCTGGCCATTCCTTTGCTCTCGGGCCAAGCCCAGGTGGTCATGCTGTTGAGCAGCACCCTGCTCACGGGCATTGCCGGGGCCTACGAACTCACTGCCCGCAACAAATACTGCGCTCTGCTGGTGGACTCACCCCAGCAGCTGGCCCCCTACCTCACCAGCTTTTCAGTGGTCTTCAACGTGGGCAAGCTGGTGGGTCCCCCCATCGGTGGCTGGCTCGTTGCCCTCACAGGACCAGCCATGGCGCTGGGCCTTGATGCCCTCAGCTACCTACTACCCATCGCGAGCGTGATCTGGCTGCTGAAACCCAATAGAAGCCTTGAGCAGCGCAGCGACAATGCCGAGAGCACCACGTTGAAGGCCGCCTGGAACGAGTGCGGTCCGGTGCTGCGCCACGTTTTGCAGTTCACAGCGTTGATCTGTGTTGTGGGCTTCTTCCATCCAGGCCTGGCACCTCTGATTGCAGCCGACACCCTGGGACCAGACCCCCGAGATCTGGGATTGTTCACGAGCGTGCTGGCGGCAGGGAGCATTACCGGCGGCATCGTGCTCCAACGCAACAGCCACAGGTTCAGTCACCGTCCTGCCCGCACTCTGGGATGTTTCGCACTGATCACAGCCGTGGCCCAGCTAGGGATGTCCCGAGGCGGTTCGATGGCCGTGGTGCTGGGAATGGCTTTTTTAATCGGAGCCGGAACGGCAGGTCTGCTGAGCAGCGCCAACTTGGTCACCCAGGTGGGATCTCCACAGGTCATCCGTGGCCGAATGGCCGGTCTCAGCCAGATTGCCTTCCTCGGTGGCGGGGGACTCAGTGGCCTGCTTGCAGCACTGCTCGCCACAAACCTCGGCTTGAACCAAACCTTCGCCATTACTGGAGGCGTCGGGCTTGCACTTGCGAGTTGGGAGATTTGGAAACGCGGCGGAAGCACACTCGAAGAGCAGTGCTAA
- a CDS encoding B12-binding domain-containing radical SAM protein yields the protein MRTLFLYPQFPKTFWSYEKILELVNRKVLLPPLGLATVAALLPQEWEMKLVDRNVREVTEAEWQWAELVVISGMIVQKDDMQVQIREAKRRGLLVAVGGPYASSTPDAPEIADADFKVLDEGEITLPQFVEAIQRGERSGRFSAEGDKPDVTATPVPRFDLLELDAYDSMSVQFSRGCPFNCEFCDIIVLYGRKPRTKTPEQLVAELQRLYELGWRRSIFLVDDNFIGNKRNAKLLLPQIKTWQEERGYPFSFATEASVDLADDEEMMRMMHEARFESVFLGIETPDESSLETARKVQNTRNPLDAAVDRITANGIRVMAGFIIGFDGEKDGAGKRIVDFVTRTGIPAAMMGMLQALPNTALWHRLEKEGRLIQDKDAAKGVNQTNLLNFKPTRPIRDIANEYVEAFCALYEPNAYMDRVYSYYLKMGAPRWKGKAKLPTFTDLRALSIVVWRQGIKRGTRTRFWRYMLSMARKNPAMLEQFLVVLAHNEHFMEYRAIVQREIREQLESLPPEEPRNTRELQPV from the coding sequence ATGCGCACCCTCTTTCTCTACCCCCAGTTCCCCAAGACGTTCTGGAGCTACGAGAAAATCCTCGAACTGGTGAACCGCAAGGTGCTGCTGCCACCCCTGGGGTTGGCCACCGTTGCGGCCCTACTCCCCCAGGAATGGGAGATGAAGCTGGTGGACCGCAACGTGCGGGAAGTCACCGAAGCCGAATGGCAGTGGGCCGAACTGGTGGTGATCTCCGGAATGATCGTCCAGAAGGACGACATGCAGGTGCAGATCCGAGAGGCCAAGCGCCGTGGCCTGCTGGTGGCCGTCGGAGGCCCCTACGCAAGCTCCACTCCAGACGCTCCGGAAATCGCGGACGCTGACTTCAAAGTGTTGGACGAGGGCGAAATCACCCTCCCTCAGTTTGTCGAAGCCATCCAACGCGGTGAACGCAGTGGCCGCTTCAGCGCCGAAGGCGACAAGCCCGACGTCACCGCCACGCCGGTGCCCCGTTTCGACCTGCTTGAGCTGGATGCCTACGACTCGATGAGCGTGCAGTTCTCAAGGGGCTGCCCGTTCAACTGCGAGTTTTGCGACATCATCGTTCTCTACGGACGCAAGCCCCGCACCAAAACCCCCGAACAGCTGGTGGCCGAGTTGCAGCGGCTCTACGAGTTGGGGTGGAGGCGCTCCATCTTCTTGGTGGATGACAACTTCATCGGCAACAAGCGCAACGCCAAACTGCTGCTTCCCCAGATCAAGACCTGGCAGGAAGAACGGGGCTACCCCTTCAGCTTCGCCACCGAGGCGTCTGTCGACCTTGCTGACGACGAGGAGATGATGCGCATGATGCATGAAGCACGCTTCGAGAGCGTGTTCCTCGGCATCGAAACCCCTGACGAATCCAGCCTGGAAACGGCTCGCAAAGTCCAGAACACGCGCAATCCCCTGGATGCGGCAGTCGATCGCATCACCGCCAATGGCATCCGGGTGATGGCCGGCTTCATCATCGGCTTCGACGGCGAAAAGGATGGTGCCGGAAAGCGCATCGTCGATTTTGTAACCCGCACCGGCATTCCCGCCGCCATGATGGGCATGCTCCAGGCCTTGCCGAATACGGCCCTCTGGCACCGTCTCGAGAAAGAGGGGCGCCTGATTCAAGACAAGGATGCAGCCAAGGGGGTCAACCAGACCAACCTGCTCAATTTCAAACCCACTCGTCCGATCCGCGACATCGCCAACGAGTACGTGGAGGCTTTCTGCGCTCTCTACGAGCCGAATGCCTACATGGATCGCGTGTACTCCTACTACCTCAAGATGGGCGCCCCTCGGTGGAAAGGGAAGGCCAAACTGCCCACCTTCACCGACCTCCGCGCCCTCTCGATCGTGGTCTGGCGCCAAGGCATCAAACGCGGCACCCGCACCCGCTTCTGGCGCTACATGCTGAGCATGGCCCGCAAAAACCCGGCCATGCTTGAGCAATTCCTGGTGGTGCTCGCTCACAACGAACACTTCATGGAATACCGCGCCATTGTGCAGCGGGAAATCCGCGAACAGCTGGAATCCCTGCCTCCTGAAGAACCCCGGAACACCCGCGAACTTCAGCCGGTCTGA
- the rimO gene encoding 30S ribosomal protein S12 methylthiotransferase RimO yields MGGDATTASAQAARPTVAFAHLGCEKNRVDTEHMLGLLSEAGYGVSSDENDANVVVVNTCSFIQDAREESVRTLVGLAEQGKELIIAGCLAQHFQDELLESLPEAKAIVGTGDYQHIVDVLKRVEAGERVKQVSENPTFVGDENLPRYRTTGEAVAYLKVAEGCDYRCAFCIIPHLRGDQRSRPIESIVAEAHQLAAQGVQELILISQITTNYGLDLYGKPRLADLLRALGEVEIPWIRVHYAYPTGLTPDVLAAYREVPNVLPYLDLPLQHSHPDVLRAMNRPWQADVNERLLDQIREQLPDAVLRTTLIVGFPGETEEQFEHLASFIERQRFDHVGVFTFSPEDGTPAATLPDHVPEEVAIARKDKLMGLQQPISAAGNASWVGRTVDVLIEQHNPTTGEMIGRCARFAPEVDGEVLVQPGDNGIQAGPGTMVPVLITGADVYDLTGRIVGAADMVAAARGAS; encoded by the coding sequence ATGGGCGGCGACGCGACGACAGCAAGCGCTCAGGCCGCACGGCCCACGGTTGCTTTCGCGCATCTGGGCTGCGAAAAAAACAGAGTGGACACCGAGCACATGCTCGGGCTGCTCTCAGAAGCTGGATATGGCGTCAGCAGTGATGAGAACGACGCCAATGTGGTGGTCGTCAACACCTGCAGTTTCATCCAGGACGCCCGGGAAGAATCCGTGCGCACTCTGGTCGGTCTGGCGGAACAGGGCAAGGAGCTGATTATTGCGGGTTGTCTGGCCCAACATTTCCAGGACGAACTGCTGGAGTCGTTGCCGGAAGCCAAGGCGATCGTCGGCACAGGTGACTACCAGCACATCGTGGATGTGCTCAAGCGGGTCGAAGCTGGAGAGCGCGTCAAACAGGTGAGCGAAAACCCCACCTTTGTGGGCGACGAAAACCTGCCGCGATACCGCACCACTGGCGAAGCCGTGGCCTATCTGAAGGTGGCCGAGGGCTGTGACTACCGCTGTGCCTTCTGCATCATTCCCCACCTTCGCGGCGACCAGCGCTCACGGCCGATTGAATCGATCGTGGCCGAAGCCCATCAGCTGGCGGCACAGGGTGTGCAAGAGCTGATTCTGATCAGCCAGATCACGACCAACTATGGACTGGATCTCTATGGAAAGCCTCGGCTGGCAGATCTCCTGAGGGCCCTTGGCGAGGTGGAGATTCCCTGGATCCGCGTGCACTACGCCTACCCCACGGGACTCACCCCCGACGTGCTGGCTGCATACCGAGAGGTCCCCAACGTGTTGCCCTACCTCGACTTACCTCTTCAACACAGCCATCCTGATGTGCTGCGGGCCATGAACCGCCCCTGGCAGGCCGACGTGAACGAACGCCTGCTGGATCAGATCCGTGAGCAACTGCCGGATGCCGTGCTGCGCACCACCTTGATTGTGGGTTTCCCAGGCGAAACCGAAGAGCAGTTCGAGCATCTGGCCTCGTTCATCGAGCGTCAGCGCTTCGACCATGTGGGCGTCTTCACCTTCTCCCCTGAAGACGGCACACCGGCAGCCACCCTTCCAGACCACGTACCTGAAGAGGTGGCCATCGCCCGCAAGGACAAATTGATGGGTCTGCAGCAACCGATTTCGGCTGCGGGCAACGCCAGCTGGGTGGGGCGCACAGTGGATGTACTGATCGAACAGCACAACCCCACCACCGGCGAAATGATTGGCCGCTGCGCACGCTTCGCTCCAGAGGTGGATGGAGAGGTGCTGGTGCAACCGGGAGACAACGGCATCCAGGCCGGACCCGGAACCATGGTGCCGGTGTTGATCACAGGGGCCGACGTCTACGACCTCACCGGACGGATCGTGGGCGCCGCCGACATGGTGGCGGCAGCACGCGGAGCCTCGTGA
- a CDS encoding DUF4346 domain-containing protein, translating to MVDLSQTVARPEARKALDDQLSQRFIALDPAGYFLIKLDRETAELVVEHYRNDVDERGLATDPETGEVLSCRGSGPRTAAAVYRARTAKEMGIQLTEGDGPHPLSCLDHALYLGRELQRAELALLTGIDYVQD from the coding sequence ATGGTTGATCTCTCCCAGACCGTTGCCAGACCTGAGGCTCGCAAGGCCTTGGATGATCAGCTGTCGCAGCGGTTTATTGCCCTTGATCCCGCTGGGTATTTCCTGATCAAGCTCGATCGTGAAACGGCGGAGCTGGTGGTGGAGCACTACCGCAACGACGTCGACGAGCGGGGCCTGGCCACCGATCCCGAAACGGGTGAGGTGCTTAGCTGCCGCGGGTCTGGGCCGCGGACGGCAGCAGCGGTGTACCGCGCACGTACAGCGAAAGAGATGGGCATCCAGCTCACGGAAGGAGATGGTCCCCATCCACTGAGCTGCCTTGATCACGCCTTGTATCTGGGTCGTGAACTGCAGCGCGCTGAACTGGCGCTGCTCACAGGGATTGATTACGTGCAGGATTAA
- the nadB gene encoding L-aspartate oxidase, whose translation MRSHPSTGEPIPPGPWDVVVVGAGAAGLMTCLELPQGLRVLLLNRNTSRRSSSRWAQGGIASVTRPDDSAASHAADTLQAGAGLCDGNAVRLLVDHAPQCVERLLQVGMAFDRNSDGSLATTLEAAHSHHRVLHVQDQTGRALVDVLRERVEQREGLLHRRGVRVSKLWVEDGRCCGVQVLDGPLLHWIRARAVVLATGGGGHLYTNTTNPAQAAGEGVALAWQAGAAIEDLEFVQFHPTALHRPGAPCFLISEAVRGEGGVLVDATGNSPVAGLPGGDLAPRDQVSRALVRSMRAAGTDHVGLDLRPIPRSQAERRFPTILEHCREFGLNPLEQPLPVAPAAHYWMGGVATNAHAATNVQGLYAVGEAACTGVHGANRLASNSLMECLVYARQLRDIDLPLWSQSDRRSLDQLTAAPPALRTNLVSSQNATELKRGINQLRKQCWAVAGVDRSVPGMREVLAATLRAMPRLEQEEALSLMNSQRTDQQFLLEEPSRRDLNLLLDLNHRQRTSALLLEACLFRKESRGGHFRSDAPVALPHWQCHSRQQKGRMIHTRPVNP comes from the coding sequence ATGAGATCCCACCCCTCCACTGGCGAGCCCATTCCTCCAGGCCCCTGGGATGTGGTGGTGGTGGGTGCCGGTGCGGCAGGGCTGATGACTTGCCTTGAACTGCCTCAAGGGTTGCGGGTCCTGCTGCTCAATCGCAACACCAGCCGTCGCTCATCCAGCCGATGGGCCCAGGGGGGCATCGCCTCGGTGACGCGACCGGACGACAGCGCCGCCAGTCATGCCGCCGACACACTCCAGGCAGGGGCTGGGTTGTGTGATGGCAATGCAGTACGCCTGCTGGTGGACCATGCCCCCCAATGCGTCGAGCGACTGCTCCAGGTCGGCATGGCGTTCGATCGCAACAGTGACGGCAGCCTGGCGACCACCCTTGAAGCGGCCCACAGCCATCACCGGGTGCTGCATGTGCAGGATCAGACGGGGCGAGCCCTGGTCGATGTGTTGCGGGAGCGCGTGGAGCAACGCGAAGGCCTGCTTCACAGGCGAGGTGTTCGCGTCAGCAAGCTTTGGGTGGAAGACGGCCGCTGCTGCGGCGTGCAGGTGCTAGATGGGCCCTTGCTGCACTGGATTCGGGCGCGGGCTGTCGTGCTGGCCACCGGCGGAGGGGGCCACCTTTACACCAACACCACCAATCCCGCCCAGGCAGCCGGTGAGGGCGTGGCACTGGCCTGGCAGGCCGGCGCCGCCATTGAAGACCTGGAATTCGTTCAGTTCCACCCCACTGCTCTGCATCGACCTGGGGCTCCCTGTTTCCTGATATCCGAGGCGGTGCGTGGTGAAGGTGGTGTGCTGGTGGATGCCACTGGCAACAGCCCCGTGGCCGGCCTTCCAGGAGGAGATCTTGCCCCCCGGGATCAGGTGAGTCGCGCGCTGGTGCGCAGCATGCGTGCCGCCGGCACCGACCATGTCGGGCTTGACCTGCGCCCGATCCCTCGGAGCCAGGCGGAGCGCCGCTTCCCCACGATTCTTGAGCACTGCAGGGAATTCGGTCTGAATCCCCTCGAACAACCCCTTCCTGTCGCTCCGGCAGCCCACTACTGGATGGGTGGAGTCGCCACCAATGCCCATGCCGCCACCAATGTGCAGGGCCTGTATGCCGTTGGCGAAGCCGCCTGCACTGGCGTGCATGGCGCCAACCGCTTGGCCAGCAATTCACTGATGGAATGCCTGGTCTATGCCAGGCAACTGCGAGACATCGACCTGCCGCTGTGGTCGCAGAGCGACCGCCGCAGCCTGGACCAATTAACAGCCGCGCCTCCAGCGCTTCGCACGAACCTGGTCAGCAGCCAGAACGCAACAGAGCTCAAGCGGGGGATCAATCAGCTGCGCAAGCAATGCTGGGCAGTGGCCGGTGTGGACCGCTCCGTGCCCGGGATGCGAGAGGTGCTCGCGGCAACACTCCGGGCCATGCCCCGGCTCGAGCAGGAAGAAGCACTTTCATTAATGAACAGTCAGCGCACTGATCAACAGTTCCTGCTGGAGGAACCGAGTCGGCGTGACCTCAACCTGCTGCTGGACCTGAACCACCGCCAACGCACCAGTGCGCTGCTACTGGAGGCCTGCCTGTTCCGGAAGGAAAGCCGCGGCGGCCATTTCCGCAGTGACGCTCCAGTGGCGTTACCGCATTGGCAATGCCACTCACGCCAACAAAAAGGGCGGATGATTCACACCCGCCCAGTCAACCCTTAA
- a CDS encoding vitamin K epoxide reductase family protein, whose amino-acid sequence MATTRLTSRRRQDPGSKWVRIAMAVLATVGLIDTGSITLKRWGLLGQLTCPVGGDGCDKVLNSPWGTLFQGDGFSIPLSFAGLLAYLAVLVMAIVPLLPGLSENKADLSRRTWWGLFTVSLSMAVFSFVLMGLMVFKIDAFCFFCVLSATISVILLVLAVAGGGWDDPAPLLFRGVLLGLAVLLGSLIWASVVDPNRPDGRAAPALTTTSSPAKVALAEHLTAEGAVLYTAYWCPHCTEQKEMFGQQAAEKLDVVECAPDGVNGQPKLCEKKGIEGFPTWEIDGTLDSGVKPLDELAKLSGYQGPADF is encoded by the coding sequence ATGGCCACCACGCGCCTCACCAGTCGCCGCCGCCAGGACCCTGGATCGAAGTGGGTCCGGATTGCGATGGCGGTCCTGGCCACTGTGGGTTTGATCGACACCGGTTCGATCACCCTCAAGCGTTGGGGGCTGCTTGGTCAGCTCACTTGCCCCGTGGGTGGCGATGGTTGCGACAAAGTGCTCAACAGCCCCTGGGGCACGTTGTTTCAGGGCGATGGATTCAGCATCCCGCTGTCGTTCGCTGGCCTACTGGCTTATCTGGCCGTGCTGGTGATGGCCATCGTTCCTCTCCTCCCTGGTCTGTCGGAGAACAAAGCTGACCTCTCCCGCCGTACTTGGTGGGGGCTGTTCACGGTCTCCCTGTCGATGGCCGTTTTCAGTTTCGTGCTGATGGGCTTGATGGTGTTCAAGATTGACGCCTTCTGTTTCTTCTGCGTTCTCTCAGCCACCATCTCGGTGATTCTCTTGGTGTTGGCAGTGGCCGGAGGCGGTTGGGATGATCCCGCGCCTCTGCTGTTTCGTGGAGTGCTGCTGGGGTTGGCGGTGCTGCTCGGGAGTTTGATCTGGGCTTCGGTGGTTGATCCGAACCGGCCCGATGGTCGTGCTGCTCCAGCGCTGACCACAACGAGTTCCCCGGCCAAGGTGGCCCTTGCCGAGCATCTGACTGCTGAAGGTGCCGTGCTTTACACCGCCTATTGGTGCCCTCATTGCACGGAACAAAAGGAAATGTTTGGCCAGCAGGCTGCCGAAAAGCTGGATGTGGTGGAGTGCGCTCCAGATGGGGTGAATGGTCAGCCCAAACTGTGCGAGAAAAAGGGCATCGAGGGTTTCCCCACCTGGGAAATTGACGGGACGCTCGATTCCGGGGTCAAGCCTCTGGATGAGCTCGCCAAGTTGTCTGGCTACCAGGGCCCTGCCGATTTCTGA